Proteins from a genomic interval of Undibacterium parvum:
- a CDS encoding anhydro-N-acetylmuramic acid kinase, whose translation MHNSISSLYIGLMSGTSLDGVDGVLVELPDVAGAMRLLATAYQPFSPSFRQDAMALQQAGANEIEREALLANTLAEHYAVCVNELLRQAPQVQRQQVRAIGAHGQTIRHRPELGFTRQTNNPALLAELCGIDVIADLRSRDVAAGGQGAPLVPAFHRAVFGAEGETRVVLNIGGISNISILHADGNTSGFDTGPGNVLMDAWIAQHQGKSYDENGSWAALGQIDTGLLASLCDEEFLRQLPPKSTGRDLFRPDWLMQKLANFSSVAAVDVQATLCAFTAVTLADAIYQHAPAANAVYVCGGGAYNARLMQEIARQLQQRGCLASVASTQALGVSPNHVEALAFAWLAQRFTLRLPGNLPEVTGAKGLRILGALYPA comes from the coding sequence ATGCACAATTCCATCAGTAGTCTGTATATAGGTTTGATGTCAGGCACCAGTCTTGACGGGGTCGACGGCGTCTTAGTTGAGTTGCCGGACGTTGCCGGAGCGATGCGACTGTTGGCCACGGCCTATCAGCCATTCTCGCCTAGCTTCCGGCAGGATGCGATGGCCTTGCAGCAAGCAGGTGCCAACGAGATAGAGCGTGAAGCGTTGTTGGCAAATACCTTGGCCGAGCACTATGCGGTATGTGTGAATGAACTATTACGACAGGCGCCGCAAGTGCAACGGCAACAGGTGAGGGCAATCGGCGCACACGGCCAAACCATACGGCATAGACCTGAGCTGGGATTTACGCGGCAAACGAATAATCCTGCTTTACTCGCTGAGTTGTGCGGCATCGATGTGATTGCCGATCTGCGTAGTCGCGACGTCGCAGCTGGTGGTCAGGGCGCGCCTCTGGTGCCGGCCTTTCATAGAGCCGTGTTTGGTGCGGAAGGCGAGACCAGGGTCGTGCTCAATATCGGTGGCATCAGCAATATCAGTATTCTGCATGCCGATGGCAATACCAGCGGTTTCGATACCGGCCCGGGGAATGTGTTGATGGATGCCTGGATCGCCCAGCATCAGGGTAAAAGCTATGATGAAAACGGTAGCTGGGCAGCGCTGGGACAGATTGATACGGGCTTGTTGGCTAGCTTGTGCGATGAAGAATTTTTGCGCCAATTGCCACCCAAGAGTACCGGCCGCGATTTGTTCAGACCCGATTGGCTAATGCAAAAGCTGGCGAATTTTAGCAGCGTCGCTGCGGTCGACGTACAGGCGACTTTGTGCGCCTTCACTGCCGTCACGCTGGCCGATGCGATTTATCAACACGCGCCTGCGGCGAACGCCGTGTATGTCTGCGGCGGCGGTGCTTACAATGCACGCCTCATGCAAGAGATTGCGCGACAGTTGCAACAACGAGGCTGCCTGGCCAGCGTCGCCAGCACGCAAGCGCTGGGGGTCTCACCGAATCATGTAGAAGCGCTGGCCTTTGCCTGGCTGGCACAGCGATTTACGCTGCGCTTGCCCGGCAATTTGCCGGAGGTGACAGGAGCCAAAGGCCTGCGCATACTCGGTGCGCTGTACCCGGCTTAA
- the tyrS gene encoding tyrosine--tRNA ligase — MTSTQNSTKNTPSSKVLPLSDAVQHALAVTKRGVDELLIESEFAQKLARSELSGKPLRIKLGLDPTAPDLHLGHTVVLNKMRQLQDLGHNVIFLIGDFTSMIGDPSGRNVTRPPLTREQIEENAQTYFKQAALVLDAEKTEIRYNSEWCDPLGARGMIQLSSKYTVARMMERDDFTKRFKAGTPISVHEFLYPLMQGYDSVALHSDLELGGTDQKFNLLVGRELQKDYGQEQQCILTMPLLEGLDGIEKMSKSKNNYIAITEPANTMFAKIMSISDQMMWRYYELLSFSSLEQIAQYKKAVSEGQNPRDIKVAVAQEIVTRFHSRQAAEDALSDFVNRSKGGIPDDVAELSLTGAPLGIAQLLKQANLCASTSEAMRMVDQGGVRIDGAVISDKHLQVQAGTVVVQVGKRKFAKVTLSA; from the coding sequence ATGACATCTACACAAAATTCCACCAAAAATACGCCCTCTTCCAAAGTTCTGCCTTTATCCGATGCCGTGCAACACGCGCTGGCCGTGACCAAGCGTGGCGTTGATGAATTGCTCATAGAATCAGAATTCGCCCAAAAACTGGCGCGTAGTGAGCTGAGCGGCAAACCCTTGCGCATTAAGTTAGGTCTGGACCCTACCGCACCTGACCTGCATCTGGGCCACACCGTGGTCTTGAATAAAATGCGTCAGTTGCAGGATCTTGGTCACAATGTGATTTTTTTGATCGGCGATTTCACCTCCATGATCGGTGATCCATCCGGTCGCAATGTCACGCGCCCACCGCTGACACGCGAACAGATAGAAGAAAACGCACAAACTTATTTCAAGCAAGCGGCTCTGGTGCTGGATGCAGAAAAAACCGAGATCCGTTACAACTCGGAATGGTGCGATCCTTTAGGCGCACGCGGCATGATACAACTGTCGTCCAAATACACGGTGGCGCGCATGATGGAACGCGACGATTTCACCAAGCGCTTTAAGGCTGGCACCCCGATTTCCGTCCATGAGTTCCTCTATCCATTGATGCAGGGTTACGATTCGGTGGCATTACATTCAGATCTGGAACTGGGCGGTACCGACCAGAAATTCAACCTATTGGTTGGACGTGAATTGCAAAAGGATTACGGCCAAGAGCAACAATGCATTTTGACTATGCCGCTGTTGGAAGGTCTGGATGGCATAGAGAAAATGTCTAAATCCAAGAATAACTACATCGCCATCACTGAGCCTGCCAACACCATGTTCGCCAAGATCATGAGCATCTCGGATCAGATGATGTGGCGTTACTATGAGTTACTGTCATTCAGCTCGCTGGAGCAAATCGCGCAATACAAAAAAGCCGTCAGCGAAGGCCAGAACCCGCGCGACATCAAAGTGGCGGTAGCGCAAGAGATCGTCACCCGCTTCCATAGCAGACAAGCCGCCGAGGATGCGCTGAGCGATTTCGTAAATCGCTCAAAAGGTGGCATTCCCGATGATGTGGCTGAGCTGAGCCTGACTGGCGCGCCACTAGGGATTGCACAATTACTCAAGCAAGCCAATCTGTGCGCCTCCACCTCTGAGGCGATGCGCATGGTCGATCAGGGTGGCGTGCGTATCGACGGCGCAGTGATCAGCGATAAGCATTTGCAAGTGCAGGCTGGCACCGTGGTGGTACAGGTAGGCAAGCGCAAATTTGCCAAAGTGACTTTGAGCGCATGA
- a CDS encoding DsbA family protein yields the protein MTQFLYIADPMCSWCYGFGPELLALLEAMPEARIDIVLGGLRAYNKDVMDAEKRAMILGHWQHVEQASGLPFTRNSMAQPHFIYDTEPACRAVVAARILDDELPGKSLLTVFHAIQHAFYAEGQDVTDLQVLAQVASAALNLAADTDSFDAQSFYETLSAPATMSETAHDFEQVQRWGISGFPALLLVKSDGLHMIASGYTKTANLITALSQIPAAE from the coding sequence ATGACACAATTTTTGTATATCGCCGATCCCATGTGCTCGTGGTGTTACGGCTTTGGTCCTGAATTACTGGCTTTGCTAGAGGCTATGCCGGAGGCGCGTATTGATATTGTGCTCGGCGGTTTGCGTGCCTATAACAAGGACGTCATGGACGCCGAAAAAAGAGCCATGATTCTAGGACATTGGCAGCATGTGGAACAGGCTAGCGGCCTGCCTTTTACCCGCAATAGCATGGCGCAGCCTCACTTTATCTACGACACTGAGCCAGCCTGCCGTGCCGTGGTGGCCGCGCGCATCCTGGACGATGAGCTGCCCGGTAAATCCTTGTTGACGGTGTTTCATGCGATCCAGCATGCGTTTTATGCCGAAGGCCAAGATGTCACCGATCTGCAGGTGCTGGCGCAAGTGGCCAGCGCAGCATTGAATTTAGCGGCAGATACCGATAGTTTTGACGCCCAGAGTTTTTATGAAACCCTGAGCGCGCCCGCCACCATGAGCGAGACCGCGCATGATTTCGAGCAAGTGCAGCGCTGGGGGATTTCTGGTTTCCCGGCCTTACTGCTGGTGAAATCAGACGGCTTGCATATGATCGCTTCCGGCTATACCAAGACGGCCAATCTCATCACCGCACTTTCACAAATACCGGCAGCTGAGTAG
- a CDS encoding M23 family metallopeptidase yields the protein MRPIDKLPHLASGSRLLLGTTRTSRIISFSALFFAVCAFGAVGVAPIAPDAADLPVKKIIQDLDLPKLDDQIAALEASEQHFVREEKVLRGDTLGALMLRLGIDDNEANNFIKTDATAKGVLQVKAGKSVRAQTNDEGELEWLQASLPDGTDKPSRTLMVTRDASGKLSAAEVLSKLERRVEMRSGNIRSSLFAATDEAQIPDNVANQIVSMFETNVDFRYLQRGDHFNVVYETFWQNGEFVKTGKVLAGEFSNVGKLFQSVWFDEAGGNGGYYSFDGKSLKKAFLKSPLEFTRVSSGFSMRVHPISGQWKRHTGVDFAAVTGTPIRATSDGVIESVGPSGGYGNLVVVKHWSNYSTAYAHMSRFASGIRKGSKVSQGEVIGYVGTTGWSTGPHLHYEFRVGNEPRDPLSVSIPNAAPLASHDMPRFKEVAADMSHRFALLRPERQAEIMRLASR from the coding sequence ATGCGTCCAATAGATAAATTACCTCATTTAGCTTCTGGCAGCAGGCTGTTGTTAGGAACCACGCGCACTTCGCGCATCATCTCATTCTCCGCTTTGTTTTTTGCCGTATGTGCCTTTGGCGCAGTCGGTGTGGCACCTATTGCCCCGGACGCAGCGGATTTACCTGTCAAAAAAATCATCCAAGATTTGGACTTGCCAAAACTTGACGATCAAATTGCCGCGCTGGAAGCCAGCGAGCAGCATTTCGTCAGAGAAGAAAAAGTCTTACGCGGTGATACCTTGGGCGCCTTAATGCTGCGCCTGGGTATCGATGACAATGAGGCCAATAACTTTATCAAGACTGATGCCACCGCCAAAGGCGTGTTGCAGGTGAAAGCCGGTAAATCGGTACGCGCCCAGACTAACGATGAAGGTGAATTGGAGTGGTTACAAGCAAGCCTGCCAGACGGAACCGATAAACCCAGCCGCACCCTGATGGTGACGCGCGATGCTTCCGGCAAGCTCAGCGCCGCAGAAGTGTTGAGTAAATTAGAACGCCGCGTAGAAATGCGCTCCGGGAATATCCGCTCATCCTTGTTTGCCGCCACCGATGAGGCGCAAATCCCAGACAACGTCGCCAATCAAATCGTTAGCATGTTTGAGACTAACGTCGATTTCCGCTATTTGCAGCGCGGCGATCATTTCAACGTGGTCTATGAAACTTTTTGGCAAAATGGTGAATTCGTCAAAACCGGGAAAGTCCTGGCTGGTGAATTTAGCAATGTCGGAAAACTGTTTCAATCGGTCTGGTTTGATGAGGCTGGCGGCAATGGTGGTTACTATAGTTTTGACGGTAAGTCACTGAAAAAAGCTTTCTTGAAATCGCCTTTGGAATTTACCCGCGTCTCTTCCGGTTTTTCCATGCGCGTCCATCCTATCTCTGGGCAGTGGAAGCGTCATACCGGCGTCGATTTCGCGGCAGTCACGGGCACGCCGATACGTGCGACCAGTGATGGCGTGATTGAGTCAGTCGGCCCTAGCGGTGGTTACGGTAATTTGGTGGTGGTCAAGCACTGGTCCAATTACAGTACTGCCTACGCCCACATGAGCCGGTTTGCCAGCGGTATTCGTAAAGGCAGTAAAGTCAGCCAGGGCGAGGTGATAGGTTATGTCGGCACTACCGGCTGGTCGACTGGCCCGCATTTACATTATGAGTTTAGAGTTGGCAATGAGCCGCGTGATCCTTTGTCGGTCAGCATCCCGAATGCTGCGCCGCTGGCATCGCATGACATGCCGCGTTTTAAGGAAGTCGCAGCGGATATGTCGCATAGATTCGCGCTGTTGCGTCCTGAACGTCAGGCCGAAATCATGAGGCTGGCGTCCCGCTAG